The following nucleotide sequence is from Achromobacter spanius.
GCGTGCGCTGTTCCCATTCGTGGTCGACCGGACCGGGGAATACATTCACCACCCGTACGCCCGCGCCGCGCATTTCGGCGCGCAGGCATTGGGCCAGCGACAGCGCGGCGGCCTTGGAAGCCGACCACATGCCGCGCGACGGCAGGTTCATGTGCGCGTAGATGGACAGCACGTTGACCCAGGCGGTGGCGTTGTTCACGCCGTCGGCGGCGCGGCCGCACAGGGCGGGGCCGAAGCTTTGCGCCAGGCGCATCAGGCCCAGCACGTTCACGTCCATGGCGTCGCGCGCGGTGTTCACGTCCTTGCGGTATAGCAGGCCGCCTTCGCGTTCCAGGTCGGCCGTGTTCACCAGGATTTCGACCTTGCCGCCGATGGAGGCGGCCAGCCGGTCCACGGAATCGGAGTCCGTCACGTCCAGGGCAACCGACTGCACGCGCGGGTCGGCGGCCAGCGCGTCAAAGGCGGCGTTGCGCTTCCAGGACTGCGCGTCGCCCAGGAATACCGTGGGGCAGCCCGCGTCCAGCAAGGCCCGCGCCACGGCCTGGCCCACGGCGGTCTTGCCGTCGGTGACCAGCGCGCGGCGGAATTTCGGGTCGCACGAGGTTTCGCGCAGGGTCTTGTCGTCTTCCATGTTGGGCGTGTTCCTTTCAGGCAGGGCGATCATCACGGCTTGGCCGCTGCGGTCCAGTTTCAGGGCCAGCCGCACGCGCGCGCCGTCAGCGCAGTCCTGGTGCACATGCGCCACGACGGACGGGCCGGCGTCCATCACGACGGTGCCGACGCGCCAGGGCAGGCGTTCGCGGAAATACAGGTCGTTGCTGTGATGCAAGGTGGTGCTGACCAGCAGCACGCCGTTGGGGTCGGCAGGGCGCCAGGGCAGGTGTTCCGACAGGCAGTGGCCGCAGACTTCGCGCGGCGGATATTGCACCGCGCCGCAATCGGCGCAGGTTTGCAAATCAAAGCGGCCTTCGGCGGCGGCGGCCGTCAGCCCCAGGGCCGTGCGGCTGCGCAAGCCGGGCGGCAAGGTGGGCTGGCGGGTGCGCGCAACCGGATTCTTCCGGGGCGGCTTGGCTAGCGGCTCGGTCATGCGTCGCTCCTTGCCAGAATGGCCGCGGCGGTGCACAGCCCACGGTCGTAATTGATCATGC
It contains:
- a CDS encoding SDR family NAD(P)-dependent oxidoreductase, coding for MTEPLAKPPRKNPVARTRQPTLPPGLRSRTALGLTAAAAEGRFDLQTCADCGAVQYPPREVCGHCLSEHLPWRPADPNGVLLVSTTLHHSNDLYFRERLPWRVGTVVMDAGPSVVAHVHQDCADGARVRLALKLDRSGQAVMIALPERNTPNMEDDKTLRETSCDPKFRRALVTDGKTAVGQAVARALLDAGCPTVFLGDAQSWKRNAAFDALAADPRVQSVALDVTDSDSVDRLAASIGGKVEILVNTADLEREGGLLYRKDVNTARDAMDVNVLGLMRLAQSFGPALCGRAADGVNNATAWVNVLSIYAHMNLPSRGMWSASKAAALSLAQCLRAEMRGAGVRVVNVFPGPVDHEWEQRTPPPRVAPAAIASAIVRALKDGVEDVYVGDVAQEFRARLADNPKGLERELGA